The following proteins are encoded in a genomic region of Dyadobacter sp. UC 10:
- a CDS encoding cupin domain-containing protein has protein sequence MEAKTLQNAYPVTIDNGHGERLIFLGRETRDSVTYIQVENWVSSNAGPPMHIHHKQYESLRIINGKMGVEILGKEPYFLNEGDSATFEPGIPHRFWNAGEEILHCKGEIWPPYNIEYFLGEIFRSSSENGNGRPGTFDAAYLLRKYRTEFDMLGIPVFIKKVIFPVLVFLGQLAGKGKRFKNAPDPL, from the coding sequence ATGGAAGCGAAAACTTTACAAAATGCTTATCCGGTGACGATTGACAATGGTCATGGTGAGCGGCTTATATTTCTGGGTCGCGAAACGCGCGACAGCGTAACTTACATACAGGTTGAAAATTGGGTAAGCTCAAATGCCGGCCCGCCGATGCATATCCACCACAAGCAGTATGAGAGTCTACGTATTATCAATGGAAAAATGGGCGTTGAAATTCTCGGAAAGGAGCCTTATTTTCTCAATGAGGGCGATTCGGCCACCTTTGAACCTGGCATTCCTCACAGGTTCTGGAATGCGGGAGAGGAGATATTGCATTGCAAGGGTGAAATTTGGCCACCTTATAATATTGAATATTTTTTGGGCGAAATTTTCAGGTCCAGTAGTGAAAATGGCAACGGACGACCCGGTACATTCGATGCAGCCTATTTACTTAGGAAGTACCGCACGGAATTTGACATGCTGGGCATTCCAGTTTTTATCAAAAAAGTCATTTTTCCCGTCTTAGTTTTTCTCGGCCAGTTGGCAGGAAAGGGCAAACGGTTCAAAAATGCACCCGATCCGCTTTAA
- a CDS encoding TetR/AcrR family transcriptional regulator: protein MNATHEKIIKRALELFNLKGIEYVGMREIAADLGMRIGNLTYYFPTKDDLVYQLSRDYTESNSQIHTDFPVRSLYDFLKKNVALFENGLRYQCLMLSMVHLMEQNTRISASYKGVSHERTAGLALDVAILEQNKYVKFSSEDDKVLIVSSNSLQNRFWFSEAVLTESRQNLASQMTHYLRMKAHLFRPYSTKKGLEDIERFLHELHG, encoded by the coding sequence ATGAACGCAACGCACGAAAAAATTATTAAACGGGCATTGGAACTGTTTAACCTGAAAGGAATTGAATATGTAGGCATGCGGGAAATCGCCGCCGACCTGGGGATGCGGATCGGGAATCTCACGTATTATTTCCCCACCAAGGACGATCTGGTGTACCAGCTAAGCCGGGATTATACCGAATCCAATTCGCAAATCCATACCGACTTCCCCGTCCGAAGCTTATATGATTTTTTGAAAAAGAATGTTGCCCTGTTTGAAAACGGCTTGAGATATCAGTGCCTGATGTTGAGCATGGTACACCTGATGGAACAAAACACAAGGATTTCGGCCAGTTACAAGGGTGTTTCGCATGAGCGGACCGCCGGGCTCGCGCTGGATGTTGCTATTTTGGAACAAAACAAATACGTAAAGTTCAGCTCGGAGGATGACAAAGTACTGATCGTGTCCAGTAACAGTCTGCAAAACAGATTTTGGTTTTCCGAGGCAGTGTTGACCGAATCCAGGCAAAATCTGGCAAGTCAAATGACCCATTACCTTCGCATGAAAGCACATTTATTCCGGCCCTATTCAACTAAAAAAGGACTGGAAGACATTGAGCGCTTCCTGCATGAACTGCATGGATAA
- a CDS encoding GxxExxY protein — translation MVNELYKHSDLTGRIIGCAMEVHRYIGNGFQEVVYQRALSIELNMNGIAHQREMEMPLSYKGFPIGKRRVDFFIENTIMLEFKAVKELEDVHLAQAINYLEAYKMEIGLLINFGNTSLQFKRVMKPKPKWG, via the coding sequence ATGGTTAACGAACTTTACAAACATTCGGATTTGACTGGCAGGATTATTGGTTGTGCAATGGAAGTGCATCGCTATATTGGGAATGGTTTTCAAGAGGTGGTGTATCAACGCGCTTTATCTATCGAGCTCAATATGAACGGTATCGCGCACCAACGCGAAATGGAAATGCCGTTGAGCTACAAAGGATTTCCAATCGGCAAAAGGAGGGTTGACTTCTTTATTGAGAACACAATCATGCTCGAATTCAAAGCGGTCAAAGAACTGGAAGACGTGCATCTGGCCCAGGCGATTAACTATCTGGAGGCATACAAAATGGAAATCGGCCTCCTCATCAACTTCGGCAACACCAGCCTCCAATTTAAAAGAGTCATGAAACCCAAACCAAAATGGGGATGA